A single region of the Kwoniella botswanensis chromosome 1, complete sequence genome encodes:
- a CDS encoding DNA repair protein (mre11): MASVNGDHAGQSEAGDEPNPSIVQQNPDNCFRILLATDNHIGYAEKDPIRGQDAINTFREILEIARDAEVDFILLAGDLFHENRPSRTCMHQTIALLREYTLGDKPISFELLSDPYDGSAPGFSFPAVNYEDPNLNIAIPVFSIHGNHDDPQGTGPEGALCALDVLSVSGVLNYFGKVDLPADEAIQDDTDKGIRIKPILLRKGTTNLALYGVGNVKDARMHYELRSNRVKMYMPEGGDVAEDDWFNILLIHQNRVKHGPQQSVPEGMFDDSIRLVVWGHEHDCRITPEKVEGKDYWISQPGSSVATSLAPGEAIPKHVGIMSIQGSQFQIAEVPLKTVRPFELDEVVLSYAAEQGALNIDDKDSITEYLKDQVTRLIKQAHENWKERNPDPDAKMMLPLIRLKVETTDAKEMTNPVRFGQLFVGKVANPRDILQYYRKKKPAERKAKNNPDLPDEDEDDWEGDDPTMLTTNDRLAKLRMANLVKQYLQAQNLEVLVENGMEDAVMRFVEKDDKDAIKDFVSDTLKMVGRDMKSREVDEEDVEDHMLQAKEHAASQYAEARPVPKEKSKKGKSKQKDSDEDSMLAEDDDQMDLDSDGSFQQTKAPAKGKGRAAPPRRREKNPLFQNASESEEEEEEPEEVIAPPKKRGAASASASSARKPAAKAAPAKKVPARGGSGARGMQQSQLTFSKGGKASKPIELSDSD, translated from the exons ATGGCCTCCGTGAATGGCGATCATGCtggtcaaag CGAAGCAGGGGACGAACCCAATCCATCGATTGTCCAACAGA ATCCTGACAA CTGCTTCCGTATCCTGCTAGCTACCGATAACCATATAGGTTACGCCGAGAAAGATCCAATCCGAGGTCAGGATGCCATCAACACCTTCAGAGAGATATTGGAGATTGCTAGAGATGCAGAAGTTGACTTTATCTTGCTAGCGGGTGACCTGTTCCACGAGAACAGACCAAGTAGGACATGTATGCATCAGACGATAGCGTTGTTGAGGGAATATACCTTGGGGGATAAACCTATTTCG TTCGAGCTGCTGAGTGATCCATATGATGGAAGTGCACCTGGTTTTTC GTTTCCTGCAGTAAATTATGAAGACCCAAATCTGAACATTGCCATTCCCGTCTTCTCGATTCACGGTAATCATGATGATCCTCAAGGTACTGGTCCA GAAGGAGCTCTTTGTGCTCTTGATGTCCTTTCAGTCTCTGGTGTACTCAACTACTTTGGGAAAGTCGACCTACCAGCCGATGAAGCTATACAGGACGATACCGACAAGGGAATCCGAATCAAACCTATCTTGCTTCGAAAAGGAACGACCAACCTTGCATTATACGGCGTAGGAAATGTCAAAGATGCTAGGATGCATTATGAACTGAGGTCGAATAGAGTCAAGATGTATATGCCTGAGGGTGGAGATgtagctgaagatgattggtTCAATATCCTCTTGATTCATCAGAATAG AGTCAAACATGGACCACAACAATCTGTTCCTGAAGGGATGTTTGACGATTCGATTCGTCTAGTGGTATGGGGACATGAACATGATTGCAGGATTACGCCTGAGAAAGTAGAAGGGAAGGATTACTGGATATCTCAACCTGGTAGTTCGGTTGCGACTAGTTTAGCACCTGGAGAAGCCATACCAAA ACACGTCGGTATCATGTCAATCCAAGGATCGCAATTCCAAATCGCCGAGGTCCCCTTAAAGACCGTCAGACCATTCGAACTTGACGAAGTTGTTTTATCGTATGCTGCTGAGCAAGGAGCACTGAATATCGATGATAAGGATAGTATCACGGAGTACCTCAAGGATCAG GTCACAAGGCTGATCAAACAAGCACACGagaattggaaagagagaaatcCTGACCCCGACGCGAAGATGATGTTACCTCTGATCAGGTTGAAG GTTGAGACCACCGACGCCAAGGAGATGACGAATCCCGTCCGATTTGGACAACTATTCGTCGGGAAAGTTGCCAATCCAAGGGATATATTACAATACtacaggaagaagaagcccGCCGAACGAA AAGCGAAAAATAACCCTGATTTgcctgatgaagatgaagatgattgggaagGCGATGATCCGACGATGTTAACGACCAATGATAGACTTGCTAAACTTCGTATGGCAAATCTCGTCAAGCAATACCTGCAAGCTCAGAATCTGGAAGTATTGgtggagaatgggatggaagatgcAGTCATGAGATTtgtggagaaggatgataaggatgcTATCAAGGA TTTTGTATCGGACAcgctgaagatggtgggaCGCGATATGAAGAGTAGGGaagtcgatgaagaggatgtggaaGATCAT ATGCTACAAGCCAAGGAGCA TGCTGCATCCCAGTATGCTGAAGCTCGACCTGTACCTAAGGAG aaaagcaagaaggggaagagcAAGCAGAAAGATTCTGATGAAGACAGCATGT TGGCCGAGGACGATGATCAGATGGATCTTGATTCCGACGGATCGTTCCAGCAGACCAAAGCTCCTGCAAAAGGTAAAGGACGAGCTGCTCCGcctagaagaagagaaaagaacCCTCTT TTCCAGAACGCTTCagaatctgaagaagaggaagaagaacctgaagaagtGATTGCTCCACCTAAAAAACGAGGCGCAGCTTCTGCTTCCGCTAGCTCAGCGAGAAAGCCTGCTGCTAAGGCTGCTCCTGCGAAGAAGGTGCCAGCAAGAGGAGGGAGTGGTGCAAGAGGGATGCAACAATCGCAATTGAC GTTCTCGAAGGGTGGGAAAGCATCTAAGCCT ATCGAACTGTCAGATAGCGATTAG